In a genomic window of Fusibacter sp. A1:
- a CDS encoding FxsA family protein, giving the protein MSKNFGKLVLLFTVVPFIELFLLLKLAEVTSSGFTFGVIILTGLLGAFFARQQGKKVIDSLQKEMNLGRLPGDNLIHGLCVLIGGVLLLTPGLLTDFSGFMLLIPGTRHMIVKVLKQQFSGIVQKQAVHIYSQNVHIEPDYQPWDEQ; this is encoded by the coding sequence ATGAGTAAGAATTTTGGAAAACTGGTATTGCTGTTTACAGTGGTACCCTTTATAGAGTTATTCCTGCTGCTTAAGCTCGCAGAGGTCACATCATCTGGATTCACATTCGGTGTGATCATCCTGACAGGTCTGTTGGGCGCGTTTTTCGCAAGGCAGCAAGGGAAGAAAGTGATCGACAGTCTACAAAAAGAAATGAACCTGGGCAGGCTGCCCGGTGACAACCTGATACATGGTCTATGCGTGCTTATCGGTGGAGTCTTACTGCTCACCCCGGGCCTTTTGACAGACTTTTCGGGGTTTATGCTCCTGATTCCAGGAACAAGGCATATGATAGTAAAAGTGTTAAAACAACAATTTTCGGGTATTGTACAAAAGCAGGCTGTTCACATTTATAGTCAGAACGTTCACATCGAACCGGACTATCAACCATGGGATGAACAGTAA